Proteins encoded within one genomic window of Rubripirellula tenax:
- a CDS encoding alpha/beta hydrolase-fold protein yields MAVSHSSAQSLEGKVTEGVFASSSVFPGTTREYAVYVPAQYDAAKPASLMVFMDGKNYMKAGGSFNVPAVFDELIADGAMPPTVAVFVNPGTIKATQAGAADRSTRSFEYDSMGDRYATFLLDEFLPVALKGINVSSNPADRAVCGISSGGICAFTAAWERPGQFGKVMSHIGSFTNIRGGWAYPGLIRKTKDKAKPIKVYLQEGKDDLNNLFGNWPLANQDMAAALAFAGYHHKLVMTEGGHGGQFAGQVFSDALRWLWDSESQSDVAVNKETSPAWQPHPDAVAREDVAKGVVTKMESFESKVFAGTVRDWAIYVPAQYDASKPTALMVFQDGLRFADVKQKWRVPIVFDNLIASGQMPPTIAVFVNPGNSKAKPNNKKPSNRSLEYDGLGDRYSRFLLEEILPIVESKYNISKDREMRAIGGSSSGGICAFTAAWENPESFGKVYSSVGSFTNLRGGNVYPSLVRKTEPKAIRVYMADSSGDVDNAFGSWPWANQLMASALGYMGYDVRFDWAEGYKHGPDFGGLKFPEAMKWLWRNETHTPVLNTDGDLRGDLTLLKLLVAGESWEVVADGLGFADAPCTDADGNFYFCDMKAPAVYRIDVADGARTVIAKESISGLEFGPDGMLYGCQGAKKRVVAIDPKTGEVKELASDLAPNDLAVTADGLVLITETKHHRVTRIDTRTGEVSVVDEGITRPNGIALSNDGGTLAVSDSGGEHTWTFRVGAGGSLDAKMPMMEMRLPIDAKGEFKFNEAPPYVKASRGDGMAVDKAGRYYVTSDVGVQIFDPTGRQCGVLPEPIAANPLTSCILAGQNHQYLYVTNGDTVFRRKLTVQD; encoded by the coding sequence ATGGCCGTTTCTCATTCATCGGCCCAATCGCTCGAGGGCAAAGTCACCGAGGGTGTCTTTGCGTCCAGCAGCGTGTTCCCGGGCACGACGCGCGAATATGCCGTCTACGTCCCGGCTCAATATGACGCCGCGAAGCCGGCCTCGTTGATGGTCTTCATGGATGGCAAGAACTACATGAAGGCCGGCGGTTCATTCAATGTCCCCGCGGTGTTCGATGAACTGATCGCCGACGGTGCCATGCCGCCAACGGTCGCGGTGTTCGTCAATCCGGGGACCATCAAAGCGACCCAAGCCGGCGCGGCTGATCGCAGCACTCGATCCTTCGAATACGATTCGATGGGCGACCGTTATGCGACGTTCCTGCTGGATGAGTTCCTGCCGGTGGCGCTGAAGGGAATCAATGTTTCCAGCAACCCCGCCGACCGCGCGGTTTGCGGCATCTCGTCTGGTGGGATTTGCGCGTTCACGGCGGCTTGGGAACGACCGGGCCAGTTCGGCAAAGTGATGTCGCACATCGGCAGCTTCACCAACATCCGCGGTGGATGGGCCTATCCGGGACTGATTCGAAAAACCAAAGACAAAGCGAAGCCGATCAAGGTCTACTTGCAAGAAGGCAAAGACGACCTGAACAATCTGTTCGGAAACTGGCCGCTTGCCAATCAAGACATGGCGGCTGCGTTGGCCTTTGCCGGGTATCACCACAAGCTTGTGATGACCGAGGGAGGTCACGGCGGTCAATTCGCCGGACAAGTGTTCTCCGATGCATTGCGTTGGTTGTGGGATAGCGAGTCCCAGTCAGACGTGGCCGTCAACAAAGAAACCAGCCCCGCGTGGCAGCCGCATCCCGACGCGGTTGCTCGAGAGGATGTTGCCAAAGGTGTGGTCACTAAGATGGAGTCCTTCGAGTCCAAAGTCTTTGCCGGAACCGTGCGAGATTGGGCGATCTATGTGCCGGCGCAATACGATGCATCGAAGCCGACCGCCTTGATGGTGTTCCAGGATGGATTGCGGTTCGCTGACGTGAAGCAAAAATGGCGGGTGCCGATCGTCTTTGACAACTTGATCGCATCGGGGCAGATGCCGCCGACGATTGCCGTGTTCGTGAATCCCGGCAACAGCAAAGCCAAGCCGAACAACAAAAAGCCGTCGAACCGAAGTCTAGAATACGACGGATTGGGCGATCGATACTCTCGATTCTTGTTGGAAGAAATCCTGCCGATTGTCGAATCGAAGTACAACATTTCGAAGGACCGCGAGATGCGAGCGATCGGCGGATCCAGCAGTGGCGGCATCTGTGCGTTCACGGCGGCTTGGGAAAATCCGGAATCGTTCGGCAAAGTTTATAGCAGCGTCGGCAGCTTTACGAATCTTCGCGGCGGCAATGTTTATCCGTCGCTGGTGCGAAAGACCGAACCCAAGGCCATTCGCGTCTACATGGCCGATTCCAGCGGCGACGTCGACAATGCGTTTGGTAGTTGGCCGTGGGCAAACCAGTTGATGGCTTCGGCGTTGGGCTACATGGGCTATGACGTTCGCTTCGATTGGGCCGAAGGGTACAAGCATGGGCCGGACTTCGGTGGGCTCAAGTTCCCCGAGGCGATGAAGTGGTTGTGGCGAAATGAAACGCACACGCCCGTCTTGAATACCGATGGTGATCTTCGCGGCGACTTGACCTTGTTGAAGTTGTTGGTCGCCGGCGAGTCGTGGGAAGTCGTTGCCGATGGACTCGGGTTCGCCGATGCGCCGTGTACGGATGCGGATGGCAACTTCTATTTTTGTGACATGAAGGCACCGGCGGTTTATCGAATCGATGTGGCAGATGGGGCTCGCACGGTGATCGCAAAGGAATCGATCAGCGGACTGGAGTTTGGGCCTGACGGGATGCTGTACGGTTGCCAAGGGGCGAAGAAGCGAGTCGTCGCCATCGATCCGAAAACGGGTGAGGTGAAGGAATTGGCCAGCGACCTAGCACCGAATGACCTTGCCGTGACGGCCGATGGCTTAGTGCTGATCACGGAAACGAAGCACCATCGCGTCACACGGATTGACACGCGGACCGGCGAGGTCAGTGTCGTCGATGAAGGCATCACTCGTCCCAACGGTATCGCGTTGTCCAACGACGGCGGTACGCTAGCCGTTTCGGATTCGGGTGGCGAGCACACGTGGACCTTTCGAGTCGGCGCGGGCGGTTCGCTGGACGCGAAAATGCCGATGATGGAAATGCGGTTGCCGATCGACGCGAAGGGAGAGTTCAAGTTCAACGAAGCTCCGCCCTACGTGAAAGCATCACGTGGCGATGGCATGGCCGTGGATAAGGCGGGGCGGTACTACGTGACCAGCGACGTCGGCGTGCAAATCTTCGATCCCACGGGGCGTCAATGCGGCGTATTACCCGAACCCATCGCGGCCAACCCGCTGACAAGCTGCATCTTGGCGGGACAGAATCACCAGTACCTGTACGTTACCAACGGAGACACCGTGTTCCGCCGAAAACTTACCGTCCAAGACTAA
- a CDS encoding AraC family transcriptional regulator, whose protein sequence is MKTTDLRDRFFRRLDSHEQVFSLLDLLPGLSFFVKDRQGRFVALNRRGCEYCGVTSEDEALGKTDHDFFPKQRADEYRADDLTVLQSGEPIINRVESAPESAGSPRLVMTSKVPLRDPRGRVIGVAGFSRQIEQIRQAKGTVAAFADVIEHLHECFAENLSTADLADMAGLSQSQFERRFRRAFNASPRQYLMRIRVERSAAMLSETSKTVSEVALACGFYDHAHFSRSFRRIMNASPTEYRSRNS, encoded by the coding sequence ATGAAAACTACCGACTTGAGGGATCGATTTTTTCGCCGATTGGATTCTCATGAGCAGGTCTTTTCGCTGTTGGACCTGCTGCCCGGCTTATCGTTTTTCGTTAAGGATCGGCAGGGCCGTTTCGTGGCGCTGAATCGGCGTGGGTGCGAATATTGCGGCGTCACATCCGAGGACGAGGCCCTCGGGAAGACGGACCATGACTTTTTTCCGAAGCAGCGGGCCGACGAGTATCGCGCCGACGACCTGACTGTCTTGCAGTCGGGCGAACCAATCATCAATCGCGTCGAGAGCGCGCCCGAGTCGGCCGGATCGCCGCGTTTGGTGATGACCAGCAAGGTGCCGCTGCGTGACCCCCGCGGACGAGTCATCGGCGTTGCCGGTTTCTCTCGTCAGATCGAACAGATTCGTCAAGCGAAAGGAACCGTCGCGGCGTTCGCGGATGTGATCGAGCATCTACATGAATGCTTTGCTGAGAACTTATCGACCGCTGACTTGGCCGACATGGCGGGGCTTTCACAGAGTCAATTCGAACGACGGTTTCGGCGTGCTTTCAATGCGTCGCCAAGACAGTATCTGATGCGGATTCGCGTCGAACGCTCTGCGGCGATGCTGTCGGAAACCAGCAAGACGGTTTCGGAAGTGGCACTCGCCTGCGGCTTCTACGACCACGCCCACTTCAGTCGAAGCTTTCGACGCATCATGAATGCTTCGCCGACGGAGTACCGGTCGCGAAATTCCTAG
- a CDS encoding DUF1553 domain-containing protein, with protein MRFTRLLACLAILFPIAVADADDINFNRDIRPILSDKCFFCHGPDEADQESGLRLDSRDAAIDVIESGDLMERVASDDPDVLMPPPESNLALTDADREMLKRWIEAGAPYQGHWAFEPLPQSVAIPTVNDGDPNRHPIDRFVLAKLAESKLKPAPPADPLRWLRRVTLDLTGLPPTPTEITAFEAGIADLGDTMYAQTVDSLLQSPAFGEQMAVAWLDAARYADSYGYQSDKLNTQWPYRDWVVKALNDNLPYDDFLTWQLAGDLLENPTREQILATAFNRIHRLNNEGGAVFEEWRIENAADRVHTFGTAVLGLTMECCRCHDHKYDPIPMRDYYSLSSFFNSIDESGVYDRTEKVPCPSLLLPTPEQQTALDDTKRALTAAEESYRDEIDAAKTRFDAWKPTMPETIAIPDLRLALSFDRPYDNSIKEIYHPSESDRSWTAMPAQVEVNDIDVARLDPSSAADKGDATDTLPRRALKLDGERGITTKDIEPFDRWMSLSVVVTFRETKRVAARSLIAHHTRGTDCGYNGWDLTIEDGHLESRMARVWPGNAIAVRTVDPIPVDRWHQVAATYDGSSSAAGMSLYLNGKRLETEIVRDELKKSCNVLVDHGGQFVVGQRFRARGLDGGLIDDVRVYFRSLTHPELAQLATGIPGSVGFDYFVSAIDDEARGAMARLTDARKSFVMAEEEMIEVPIMREMDEPRETHVLARGEYNAPTSEKTRVERYALSAVPVEFPDDAPKNRLGLARWVTDPNHPLTSRVAVNRLWGNFFASPLVRTPENFGSQGDLPTHPELLDWLSRDFVDNGWDVKRLCKQIVLSSTYRQDSRADAATIAVDPTNALLARGPAYRLAAEQIRDVALSASGLLDSEPGGPPVSPYQPGGDLWKESNSMSPPYQQSVGRSLYRRSLYSVWKRTAPLPNMMAFDSTTREVCSVKRFRTNTPLQALVLLNDVQFVEAARVLAEQLMSIDDSDDRIENAFLRLAGRRPDGQEREVLRRLLNEEEAFYSKNAEAAKQMLTIGEKPSQSDVDPTQLAAMTNLCQAIMNLDATVWKR; from the coding sequence ATGCGATTCACGCGACTCCTAGCCTGCCTTGCGATTTTGTTTCCGATCGCGGTTGCCGACGCAGACGACATCAACTTCAACCGCGACATTCGACCGATCCTTTCGGACAAGTGTTTCTTCTGTCACGGTCCGGATGAAGCTGACCAAGAATCGGGACTGCGATTGGATTCGCGTGACGCGGCGATCGATGTGATCGAGTCCGGTGATCTGATGGAGCGGGTCGCCAGCGATGATCCCGACGTGCTGATGCCGCCTCCGGAATCGAACCTAGCGTTGACCGACGCCGATCGCGAGATGCTGAAGCGTTGGATCGAAGCCGGTGCGCCGTACCAGGGCCATTGGGCGTTCGAACCGTTGCCACAAAGTGTGGCGATTCCGACGGTGAACGACGGCGATCCGAATCGACATCCGATCGACCGATTTGTGTTGGCAAAGTTGGCCGAATCAAAATTGAAACCGGCACCGCCCGCCGATCCGCTTCGTTGGCTCCGACGTGTGACGTTGGACCTGACCGGTTTGCCACCGACGCCCACCGAGATCACGGCGTTCGAAGCGGGCATCGCGGATTTGGGCGATACGATGTACGCACAAACGGTCGACTCGCTGTTGCAGTCGCCGGCCTTTGGCGAACAGATGGCGGTTGCTTGGTTGGACGCGGCACGGTACGCCGATTCCTACGGCTATCAGTCCGACAAGCTGAACACTCAGTGGCCCTACCGCGACTGGGTCGTAAAAGCGCTGAACGACAACCTGCCCTATGACGATTTTCTGACGTGGCAGTTGGCGGGCGATCTGCTGGAAAATCCGACGCGCGAACAAATTCTCGCCACCGCATTCAACCGAATCCACCGGCTTAACAACGAAGGCGGCGCCGTCTTCGAAGAATGGCGAATCGAGAACGCGGCCGACCGAGTGCATACTTTCGGCACCGCGGTCTTAGGATTGACCATGGAGTGCTGTCGGTGTCATGACCACAAGTACGACCCGATCCCGATGCGAGACTATTACTCGCTTTCATCGTTCTTCAATTCTATCGACGAAAGTGGCGTCTACGACCGCACCGAAAAGGTACCTTGCCCGTCGCTGCTTCTGCCTACGCCTGAACAACAAACCGCCTTGGATGACACAAAGCGAGCATTAACCGCTGCGGAGGAATCCTATCGCGACGAGATTGACGCCGCAAAGACGCGATTCGACGCATGGAAGCCAACGATGCCTGAAACGATTGCGATCCCCGATCTTCGGCTCGCACTCAGTTTCGATCGTCCCTATGACAACTCGATCAAGGAAATCTATCATCCATCCGAGTCCGATCGGTCGTGGACTGCGATGCCCGCTCAAGTCGAAGTGAACGACATCGACGTTGCCCGATTGGACCCAAGTTCGGCGGCCGACAAGGGCGATGCAACGGATACGCTGCCACGACGAGCATTGAAGTTGGACGGCGAACGGGGCATCACGACCAAGGACATCGAACCGTTTGACCGATGGATGTCGCTTAGTGTTGTGGTGACGTTCCGCGAAACCAAACGAGTCGCGGCGCGAAGCCTGATCGCCCACCACACACGCGGAACCGATTGTGGATACAACGGCTGGGATTTGACGATCGAGGACGGCCACTTGGAATCGCGAATGGCCCGCGTTTGGCCGGGCAACGCAATCGCGGTTCGCACCGTTGACCCGATTCCGGTCGACCGGTGGCACCAAGTTGCCGCGACGTATGACGGTTCGTCCAGCGCGGCGGGAATGTCGCTCTATCTGAACGGTAAGCGACTGGAAACGGAAATCGTGCGTGATGAACTGAAAAAGAGTTGCAACGTCTTGGTCGACCACGGCGGACAATTCGTCGTGGGCCAACGCTTTCGTGCCCGTGGACTCGACGGTGGCCTGATCGACGACGTCCGCGTCTACTTCCGATCGCTGACCCATCCCGAGTTGGCACAGTTGGCAACCGGCATTCCTGGTTCGGTCGGCTTCGACTATTTCGTTTCCGCGATTGACGACGAAGCTCGCGGCGCGATGGCGCGTTTGACCGATGCCCGAAAGTCCTTCGTAATGGCAGAAGAAGAAATGATCGAAGTTCCGATCATGCGAGAGATGGACGAGCCGCGTGAAACGCACGTGCTGGCCCGCGGCGAATACAACGCACCGACAAGCGAGAAAACTCGTGTTGAGCGATACGCGTTGTCGGCGGTGCCGGTAGAGTTCCCCGACGATGCACCAAAGAACCGTTTGGGACTGGCCCGATGGGTCACCGACCCGAACCATCCGTTGACGTCGCGAGTGGCCGTGAACCGTTTGTGGGGAAACTTCTTCGCGTCGCCCCTGGTACGCACTCCCGAAAATTTCGGATCGCAAGGCGATTTGCCGACGCACCCCGAATTGCTCGACTGGCTGTCACGCGATTTTGTCGACAACGGCTGGGACGTCAAACGACTGTGCAAACAAATCGTTCTCTCGTCGACTTATCGACAAGATTCCAGGGCCGACGCAGCCACCATCGCGGTCGATCCCACCAATGCGCTGCTCGCACGCGGTCCTGCGTATCGCCTAGCCGCCGAACAGATTCGCGACGTGGCTTTGTCCGCATCGGGTCTTCTGGATTCGGAACCCGGTGGACCACCGGTGTCACCGTACCAACCTGGTGGCGACCTTTGGAAAGAGTCCAACAGCATGTCGCCGCCCTACCAACAGTCGGTCGGCCGTTCGCTGTACCGGCGTTCGCTGTACTCGGTGTGGAAGCGAACGGCGCCACTACCCAACATGATGGCGTTCGATTCGACGACGCGTGAGGTCTGCAGCGTCAAGCGTTTTCGCACCAATACTCCGCTGCAAGCCTTGGTCTTGCTCAATGACGTTCAGTTTGTCGAGGCCGCGCGAGTGCTGGCGGAGCAGTTGATGTCGATCGACGATTCGGACGACCGTATCGAAAACGCGTTCTTGCGATTGGCGGGCCGACGCCCCGATGGGCAAGAACGCGAAGTCTTACGCCGCCTGCTGAATGAGGAAGAAGCATTCTATTCAAAGAACGCAGAAGCCGCTAAGCAGATGCTGACGATCGGCGAAAAGCCCTCACAAAGCGACGTCGATCCGACGCAATTGGCGGCAATGACCAACCTTTGCCAAGCCATCATGAACCTCGATGCAACCGTTTGGAAACGATAA
- a CDS encoding DUF1501 domain-containing protein, whose translation MNPFNPIAANRRVFLRNSASAVGVAALTSMLDRDVSADEVPRTHFTPKAKRIIYLFQSGGPAQQDLFDYKPLLNEKYGEELPASVRGEQRLTGMSVNQSSLPLAGSKFKFSQHGESGAWLSDLLPYHRDIADDVCFVKSMYTEAINHDPAITMFQTGSQIAGRPSLGSWLSYGLGSENEDLPAFIVLVSAGQGGQPLYSRLWGNGFLDSKYQGVQFRGGSDPVLYLSNPEGIPAARRRSQLDAINALNQHQFDKEFDPEIESRIAQYEMAYRMQTSVPEVSDFSDEPESTFQLYGDDARKPGTFAANCLLARRLAQRDVRFIQLYHQGWDQHSNLPKQLTEQAKETDQASAALVKDLKQLGLLDDTLVIWGGEFGRTSYTQGVLTADNYGRDHHPRCFTTWMAGGGVKPGITYGATDEFGYNVVENGVHVHDFNATIMHLMGIDHERLTYKYQGRRFRLTDVHGNVLNDILS comes from the coding sequence ATGAATCCATTCAACCCTATCGCCGCCAACCGACGAGTGTTTCTTCGCAACAGCGCTTCCGCCGTGGGCGTCGCCGCGCTGACGTCGATGCTGGACCGCGATGTTTCGGCCGACGAAGTCCCACGGACTCACTTCACGCCGAAGGCCAAGCGGATCATTTACTTGTTCCAGTCGGGCGGCCCGGCTCAACAGGACTTGTTCGACTACAAGCCGCTGCTTAACGAAAAGTATGGCGAAGAGCTGCCCGCCAGTGTTCGTGGCGAACAGCGGTTGACGGGAATGTCAGTGAATCAGTCATCGTTGCCATTGGCGGGATCGAAGTTCAAGTTTTCGCAGCACGGCGAATCGGGCGCCTGGCTAAGCGACCTATTGCCGTACCATCGCGACATCGCCGACGACGTGTGTTTCGTCAAATCGATGTACACCGAAGCGATCAATCACGACCCGGCCATCACAATGTTCCAGACCGGATCCCAGATCGCCGGTCGTCCGTCGCTGGGATCTTGGTTGTCGTATGGATTGGGCAGCGAGAACGAAGACTTGCCGGCTTTCATCGTGTTGGTTTCCGCTGGCCAGGGCGGCCAGCCGCTGTATTCGCGACTGTGGGGCAACGGATTCTTAGACTCGAAATACCAAGGAGTGCAATTTCGTGGCGGCAGTGATCCGGTCCTTTACCTGTCAAATCCAGAAGGCATCCCGGCCGCCCGTCGTCGCAGCCAACTGGATGCAATCAACGCATTAAACCAACACCAATTCGACAAAGAGTTTGACCCAGAGATCGAATCACGGATCGCGCAGTACGAGATGGCGTACCGCATGCAAACGAGTGTACCGGAGGTCAGTGATTTTTCGGACGAACCCGAGTCGACGTTTCAGCTATACGGCGACGACGCACGAAAGCCGGGCACGTTTGCGGCGAACTGTTTGCTTGCCCGTCGCTTGGCACAGCGGGACGTGCGTTTCATTCAACTGTATCACCAGGGCTGGGACCAACACTCCAACCTGCCGAAACAGCTTACCGAACAGGCCAAGGAAACCGATCAAGCGTCGGCGGCATTGGTCAAAGACTTGAAACAGCTCGGCTTGCTCGACGACACACTTGTGATTTGGGGCGGCGAGTTCGGGCGTACGTCGTACACGCAAGGTGTTTTGACGGCTGACAACTACGGACGTGACCACCACCCGCGATGCTTCACGACGTGGATGGCCGGGGGCGGTGTGAAGCCAGGGATCACCTACGGTGCGACCGACGAATTCGGATACAACGTCGTCGAGAATGGCGTCCACGTTCACGACTTCAACGCCACGATCATGCACCTGATGGGCATCGACCACGAACGCTTGACGTACAAGTATCAAGGGCGCCGGTTCCGATTGACCGATGTCCACGGCAACGTGCTGAACGACATACTGAGTTAG
- a CDS encoding FkbM family methyltransferase translates to MQRMKFRGYQLFHLHREAAESMVRQIDEFPSFFTPRGERPFIVDCGANIGVSALEWKTRWPTADVLCFEPDPYAFKVLEKNCEFNDIPGLKCINAAVDDQDGPVVFYGDIKTAGDARGNSIDPAWAKREGTTETTVPGVRLSKYLTDRDVSFLKLDIEGAEQRVLEEIADCLPRIEAIYVEVHETDDSLQRNSVAAITRLLSDAGFTIEQEIRLDEHALPAHLRRWQAEVGAVQTQLMCWR, encoded by the coding sequence ATGCAACGAATGAAGTTCCGCGGCTACCAACTGTTCCACCTTCACCGTGAAGCGGCCGAGTCGATGGTGCGCCAGATCGACGAGTTTCCATCGTTCTTTACGCCGCGTGGCGAACGGCCTTTCATCGTCGATTGCGGTGCCAACATTGGCGTGTCGGCGTTGGAATGGAAGACGCGCTGGCCGACGGCCGATGTGCTTTGCTTCGAACCCGATCCGTACGCTTTCAAGGTTCTGGAAAAGAACTGTGAATTCAACGATATCCCAGGACTGAAGTGCATCAATGCGGCGGTCGATGATCAAGACGGCCCCGTAGTGTTCTATGGCGACATCAAAACAGCCGGCGACGCTCGCGGAAACTCGATTGACCCCGCGTGGGCAAAGCGAGAAGGAACAACGGAAACGACGGTTCCCGGTGTTCGGCTGTCGAAATATCTGACAGACCGTGACGTCAGTTTTTTGAAACTGGATATCGAAGGCGCCGAACAACGCGTTCTTGAGGAGATCGCCGACTGTTTGCCTCGGATTGAAGCGATCTACGTCGAAGTTCATGAAACCGACGACAGCCTCCAACGCAACAGCGTTGCCGCGATCACGCGATTGTTGTCCGACGCGGGATTCACCATCGAACAAGAAATTCGCTTGGACGAGCATGCGCTGCCCGCCCACCTTCGTAGGTGGCAAGCCGAGGTCGGCGCCGTTCAGACTCAATTGATGTGTTGGCGATAG
- a CDS encoding cation:proton antiporter domain-containing protein — protein sequence MSDFHLHITGTLGVLLGFCLAAGVFADLLHLPKVTAYLLVGLLVGPSVLDWMPGEHLEILEPLLLLAMAIVLFNLGCEFPFKKFRRIGKRCLVLSAAEIATTFTFVTAGLWAFGCSPSMSLLLGCLAVATAPATTILVLKEFRSEGPVTESTGFLVAMNNFACILMFEFGFLAIQLFQGKAETSLTDQVVNVVAHLAGSAVLGVVGGLIISYGCGFLNTKRWLVLLVATATFLLGLNESLEIPYMLTFFVMGVTVANTSDYKSKITDELDHISGLLAVLFFAVHGTGLDIQQFIAAGVLGLVYIVFRIAGKWVGVYVAAKTTKQPLEVRHWLGACLLAQAGAAIALSAIAVQRNPELGKPIQDIILGSVVVFEIIGPLFIRKSLLETGEVPLAQAIHHTTHSPIDQIRSLIDRFRSNVDDDEMPASGSSRVKVSDLIRKTPGIPQSANFDDVVDHIEHSHDNTYPVVDDKLSVVGVIRYPLLSDVMFDHSASTLVRAEDLVSVNDVVLHPDEPASRAFELFQNETDDCIPVVTRTEPNELLGVVRRSDVVHALITQRRKNK from the coding sequence ATGTCTGACTTTCATCTGCACATCACGGGAACACTGGGCGTGCTGCTGGGCTTTTGCCTTGCCGCGGGAGTGTTCGCCGATCTGCTGCACCTGCCCAAGGTCACTGCGTACCTGCTGGTCGGGTTGTTGGTCGGCCCCAGCGTGCTGGATTGGATGCCGGGCGAGCACCTGGAGATCCTCGAACCGCTGTTGCTGTTGGCGATGGCGATCGTGCTGTTCAACCTGGGGTGCGAGTTCCCGTTCAAGAAATTTCGCCGCATCGGAAAGCGGTGCTTGGTCCTATCGGCCGCCGAGATTGCGACCACGTTCACGTTCGTGACAGCGGGTTTGTGGGCGTTCGGTTGTTCGCCCAGCATGTCGCTGCTGTTGGGTTGCCTGGCAGTCGCGACGGCACCGGCGACGACGATTCTGGTTTTGAAAGAGTTTCGTTCCGAGGGACCGGTGACCGAGAGCACCGGTTTCCTGGTCGCAATGAACAACTTCGCCTGCATCTTGATGTTTGAGTTCGGTTTCCTGGCCATTCAATTGTTCCAAGGAAAAGCTGAAACGTCCTTGACCGACCAAGTCGTCAACGTTGTCGCGCACTTGGCCGGATCGGCCGTATTGGGAGTCGTCGGCGGACTGATCATCAGCTACGGATGCGGGTTTCTAAACACCAAGCGATGGTTGGTGTTGCTGGTGGCAACGGCGACTTTCCTGCTGGGGCTGAACGAGTCGCTTGAAATCCCCTACATGCTGACGTTCTTTGTGATGGGTGTCACCGTCGCCAATACGTCGGACTACAAGTCGAAGATCACGGACGAGCTGGATCACATTTCCGGTCTGTTGGCCGTGCTGTTCTTTGCCGTTCACGGCACGGGCTTGGACATCCAACAGTTCATCGCGGCCGGCGTTTTGGGTTTGGTCTACATCGTCTTTCGGATCGCCGGAAAATGGGTCGGCGTCTACGTTGCCGCCAAAACGACGAAGCAACCTTTGGAGGTCCGGCATTGGTTGGGCGCCTGCTTGCTGGCACAAGCCGGCGCTGCAATCGCTCTGTCGGCAATCGCGGTTCAGCGCAATCCGGAGCTCGGCAAACCGATTCAAGACATCATCCTGGGTTCGGTTGTCGTTTTCGAAATCATCGGGCCGCTGTTCATTCGAAAATCGCTTCTGGAAACCGGCGAAGTCCCGTTGGCTCAGGCGATTCACCACACAACGCACTCGCCGATTGATCAAATCCGAAGTTTGATCGATCGTTTTCGGTCCAACGTTGACGACGATGAAATGCCGGCCAGCGGATCCAGCCGCGTGAAGGTCAGCGACTTGATTCGCAAGACACCGGGCATCCCTCAGTCGGCAAATTTCGATGACGTGGTGGATCATATCGAACATAGCCACGACAACACCTATCCCGTCGTCGATGACAAGCTAAGCGTCGTCGGCGTCATTCGTTATCCGCTGCTAAGTGACGTCATGTTCGACCACAGCGCTTCCACGCTGGTTAGGGCCGAAGACCTGGTTAGCGTGAACGACGTGGTTCTTCATCCGGACGAACCGGCATCGCGGGCTTTCGAGTTGTTTCAAAATGAAACCGACGATTGCATTCCGGTCGTCACTCGAACCGAGCCGAACGAATTGCTGGGTGTTGTCCGTCGCAGCGATGTCGTACACGCCTTGATCACCCAGCGGCGTAAGAACAAATGA